From Daucus carota subsp. sativus chromosome 6, DH1 v3.0, whole genome shotgun sequence, the proteins below share one genomic window:
- the LOC108224507 gene encoding protein WALLS ARE THIN 1 yields MGDNSGSAASRSLSIMGCSIPEKLQLHVAMLALQFGYAGFHVVSRAALNMGISKIVFPVYRNILALLLLLPFAYFLEKKERPPISLSFLVQFFLLAVVGITANQGFYLLGLDHTSPTFASAIQNSVPAITFLMAAILRIEQVRLNRKDGIGKVAGTLFCVAGASVITLYKGPTIYSPPPPLQGANSGYDIVSPMLGSLSLGDAKGKNWTLGCIFLIGHCLSWSAWLVLQAPVLKKYPARLSVTSYQCFFGVIQFLVIAGFVERDSQAWMIHSGGELFSVFYAGIVASGIAFAVQIWCIDRGGPVFVAVYQPVQTLVVAIMASVALGEEFYLGGIIGAVLIITGLYLVLWGKNEERKFAMQKAAIQSPADHSNNRTPSLPKSSLAQPLLSQSTENA; encoded by the exons ATGGGAGATAACAGTGGCTCAGCAGCTTCCAGGAGTTTGAGTATAATGGGTTGCTCCATACCCGAAAAGCTGCAGCTGCATGTGGCAATGCTGGCTCTGCAGTTTGGTTATGCAGGGTTTCATGTTGTCTCCAGAGCTGCACTCAACATGGGCATCAGCAAGATTGTTTTCCCTGTATATCGGAACATTCTTGCGTTGCTTCTCCTCTTGCCCTTCGCTTATTTTCTCGAAAA GAAAGAGCGGCCACCAATCTCTCTCTCGTTTCTTGTCCAATTCTTTCTCCTGGCCGTTGTTGG GATTACGGCCAATCAAGGATTTTACTTGTTGGGTTTAGACCACACATCCCCCACTTTCGCATCAGCTATCCAAAATTCTGTCCCAGCCATAACATTCCTCATGGCAGCAATTCTCCG GATCGAACAAGTAAGACTTAATCGTAAGGATGGCATAGGAAAAGTTGCTGGAACACTCTTCTGCGTCGCGGGTGCCTCAGTGATCACACTTTACAAAGGTCCTACAATATATAGTCCACCTCCGCCACTCCAAGGGGCTAACAGTGGATATGATATTGTTTCACCAATGTTGGGTTCTCTGTCTCTTGGCGATGCTAAGGGCAAAAACTGGACACTTGGTTGCATCTTTCTAATAGGCCATTGCCTCTCCTGGTCCGCTTGGCTTGTTTTACAAGCACCGGTTCTGAAGAAGTACCCGGCTAGGCTTTCTGTAACATCATATCAGTGCTTCTTTGGTGTGATACAGTTTCTGGTTATTGCTGGTTTTGTGGAGAGGGATTCACAGGCCTGGATGATTCACTCAGGTGGAGAACTCTTCAGTGTCTTCTATGCT GGAATCGTAGCATCAGGAATTGCATTCGCTGTACAGATATGGTGCATCGACAGGGGAGGCCCTGTGTTTGTGGCAGTGTATCAGCCTGTTCAGACCCTTGTGGTCGCTATCATGGCTTCTGTCGCTTTAGGCGAGGAGTTTTACCTGGGAGG GATTATCGGAGCAGTGTTGATCATAACAGGGTTGTACCTTGTGCTATGGGGAAAGAACGAAGAGAGGAAATTCGCAATGCAGAAGGCTGCAATTCAATCACCTGCAGACCATAGCAACAACAGAACACCATCTCTTCCCAAATCATCATTAGCTCAGCCACTGCTCTCTCAATCAACCGAAAATGCTTGA